TCTGACCACGCCGGTCAGGCTGAAGAAAAATGATACGCTCAGCCTCATGGCTTCGCTGAACAGCATGCAGGTACGACTGCGCGATGTTGTTTCAGAGATTAAATCAGGCTCTTCTTCAGTAGCCCTTTCTGCGAATGAAATTTCAGAAGGTAATAATGAGCTGGCCTCCCGTACTGAACAGCAGGCGGCGGCATTGCAGGAGACGGCTGCGAGTATGGAACAGCTGACCGCTACCGTACAAAGCAACAGCAAAACGGCCAGAGAAACGGCTAACTCAGCAAGAGAGACCGCGTCGATTGCTAAAAAAGGGGAAACTGACGTCAAACGAATGTCAGACACCATGAGTGATATTTCTAAGAGTGCGACTAAAGTCAGAGATATCACCGCCGTCATAGAAAGTATCGCATTCCAGACCAATATCCTTGCCCTCAATGCGGCGGTTGAAGCCGCACGCGCGGGAGAAACAGGACGCGGTTTTGCTGTCGTCGCCTCTGAGGTCAGAACGCTGGCACAGCGAAGCGCTACCGCTGCGAAAGACATCAAGACCCTGATTGAACAGGCGGTCGGGCAGGTCGATTGCGGCGTGGCCGTCGCCAGTGATACCGGCCAGAGCATTCTGAAAGTCGTGCACAGGGTGGATGAACTGGCAGAATCCATGGATGCCATTGCGCTGTCGTCGGCTGAACAAATGCAGGGGATTACGCAGGTGAGCATCGCTGTCAGTCAGATGGATGGGGTGACTCAAAACAACTCCGCTCTGGTCGAGGAATCTTCAAGTGCGTCACAGTCACTCTCTGATCAGGCACAGTCGCTCCGGCTGATTGTAGAGACCTTTAAAGTCTGAATTGTCCCGGCATGGCATGCGCTTTGGCTGAATTCCAAAGCAAGAGGCCGGGACTGCCTGTCAGCAGTACCGGCCTCTGTCGCATCAGGCGGTTAAAACCCTACCTGAAAGGCGGCTCATTAAACGTCCGCAGCTTACGCGAATGCAGCTTGTCGCCCTCGGCGCGCAGCAGCTCAACCGCGTGGATACCGATCTGCAGATGCTCCGAAATTGCGCCCTCATAGAAGCGGTTCGCCTGACCTGGCAGTTTGATCTCGCCGTGCAGCGGTTTGTCGGAAACGCACAGCAGCGTGCCGTAGGGCACACGGAAACGATAACCCTGCGCGGCAATGGTGGCGCTCTCCATATCGACCGCGACCGCGCGGCTCAGGTTAAAGCGCAGTGCCGACGCAGAGTAGCGTAACTCCCAGTTGCGATCGTCGGTGGTCACCACGGTGCCGGTGCGCAGCCGCTGTTTCACCTCTTCGCCTGGCATGCCGCTTACCGATTTGGTGGCGTCATACAGTGCGCGCTGCACTTCGGCAATGCTGGGCACCGGGATGTCTGGCGGGAGCACGCTGTCGAGCACGTGATCGTCACGCAGATAGGCGTGAGCCAGCACATAATCGCCGATTCGCTGACTTTCACGCAGGCCACCACAGTGACCAATCATCAGCCAGGCATGCGGACGCATCACCGCCAGATGATCGCAGATGGTTTTGGCATTCGACGGGCCGACACCGATGTTAATCAGCGTAATACCCCGGCGATTCGGTGAGGTGAGATGCCAGGCCGGCATCTGGTGCTTCTTCCACGCCAGATCGGAAAGCATCGACTCGCTGTCGGCGGTGTCGGCGGTCAGCACGACATCACCGGCGCAGGCCAGACTGTCGTACGGCGTACTGGGATCGCGCACCTGCTCGATTGCCCAGCGCACAAACTCATCAACATAGCGGGTGTAGTTGGTGAACAGCACAAACGGCTGGAAGTGCTCGACGCTGGTGCCGGTGTAGTGACGCAGGCGCGCCAGCGAGAAGTCGGTGCGCAACGCGTCGAAATGCGACAGCGGGAATTTGGCATCGGCGTGGAACAGACCATCGGTGGTCTCATCGCCAATCTGCGACAGTTCGGTGGTCGGGAAGTGGCGCGCGATACCGGCGCTCATGGTGCGATCCAGTGACAGGTCGGAGCCGTCGATCACGTAAGGATAGGGGATCTCCTGGCTGGACGGCACCACGTCGATCTCCAGCTCATACTCCTTCTCCAGCATCTGAAGCTGTTCCGAAATGTAGTGACGCAGCAACGCCGGGCGGGTGACGGTGGTGCTGTAGCTGCCGGTGTGGGTGAAACGTCCCCAGGCTCGCGTGCGATTCTGCTGCGGACCTTCGCCGTGCCAGCTGATGCGCAGCTCCGGGTAGACAAACAGTCCTTTCGCCCGATCGGCCTCATCCGGCAGCGTGCCGTTTTCGGTAAAGGCTTTAATCGCCGCGCGCAGCGCATCGACGGCGCCATCGTACAGACGTTCAAGTTCATCCAGCGCCTGCTGGCTGGTCAGGTTTTTCCGTAGTGTCGGCATGGTTTCTCCTTCCATTTTTTTCCGCAATTTGCCCCAAGCTTAGCGGGTTTGTTAGAGAGATTGGTGAAGAATCTGTGATCGCCTTTTTTTTGCGCTAACGACGCAGAAAATCTGAGCAGTGCGGTTTTAAAAGAAAATCCGGCGCGCTGAAATCCATTAAGAAAATCTTTACTATTTCAGCAGAGATATCATCTCTTTCAGACGCTCTTCAGGTGACAGCAGTGAGGCAAAGCAACCCGCAGCAAAGTATTAACATCCGATCATAACCGCAGGGAAATAATCAGCTTTGCTACAGCGGGCGGGGCAGGGAGGCAGAATCTGCCGTTACGGGATTAAAAAGTTTGTAACCATGATTAATTTGCGCCGGAAAGACTTTGCATATTTCTCTGCCCCCTATCATCATTAGATCTCCTGTCCAGTCTCTTCTGATTTGGTAATCCTTTGCAAAATCCCGGCGTAGCAGTGATGCAGGCGATCAGGCGCACGGCGTGGTATCCGAAACGCCGCTCTTATCGCACGCTCTACTGGCGTGAAATATCGCCATTAGCAGTGCCTATCTTTTTCGAGAACGCCTGTGTGCTGTTGATGGGCGTACTGAGCACCTTCCTGGTCAGCTGGCTGGGTAAAGAGGCGATGGCGGGCGTCGGCCTGGCCGACAGCTTCAACATGGTGATCATCTCGTTCTTTGCTGCCATCGATCTCGGTACCACGGTGGTGGTGGCGTTCAGCCTGGCAAAACGCAACGGCAAGCGCGCCCGCGCCGCTACGCGTCAGTCGCTGGCCATGATGACGATTCTCGCCTTTGTGCTGGTGATCGCCATTGAGTTCTGGGGCCATCTGATCGTGGATGCGATAGCCGGTGCTGCCGATCCCAAAGTCAAAGCGCTGGCGCTGAGCTATCTGCAGACCTCCGCCTGGAGCTATCCGGCGGCCGCCATCACGCTGATCGGCAGCGGGGCGCTGCGCGGTGCAGGCAACACCAAAATTCCGATGCTGATTAACGGCGGTATGAACATCCTCAACATCATCATCAGTAGCGTGCTGATTTATGGCTGCTTCTCGTGGGAGGGGTTGGGGTTTGTCGGTGCCGGACTTGGACTGACTATTACCCGTTATATCGGGGCGATCGCGGTGATTTACGTGCTGATGATCGGCTTCAACGCCTCCTTGAAAATCACGCTGTCGAGCTATTTCCGGCGCTGGAACAGCAGCATTCTGATGGAAGTTTTGGGCATCGGTGTGCCTGCCAGTATCGAGTCCGTGCTGTTCAACGGCGGTAAACTGCTGACCCAGGTGTTCGTGGCAGGGATGGGGACCAGCGAGATCGCCGGTAACTTTATCGCCTTCTCGGTAGCCTCGCTGATCAACCTGCCGGGCAATGCCCTGGGTTCCGCCTCGACCATTATTACCGGCACCCGTCTGGGCAGGAATCAGGTGTTTCAGGCGGAACGCCAGGTGCGGCATGTCTTCTGGCTGGCGACGTTGTGTCTGAGCGCGATCGCGCTGCTGACGGTGCCGCTGGCCGGGTTGCTGGCGCGCTTCTACACCAGCGATCCGGAAGTGATTAATGTGACGAAGCATCTGCTGTGGCTTAACGCGCTGTTTATGCCGCTGTGGGCCGCGTCCTGGGTGCTGCCCGCCGGACTCAAGGGCGCACGCGATGCGCGCTACACCATGTATGTCTCGATGTTCAGTATGTGGGGCGCGCGCGTGGTGGTCGGTTACGTGCTCGGCATTGTGCTGGGGATGGGCGTCACCGGTGTCTGGCTGGGGATGTTCCTCGACTGGACGGTGCGCGGCATCTTCTTCTGGTGGCGACTCAACAGCGGCAAGTGGCTTAACCGCTATCGCAAGATGATCGCTAAAACAGGGTAGCACTCGCTTTATGCCTTCCCCCGGCACAGGGGGAGGGCGCTGAATCTCATCTCCCCATCCAAAAATAACATCTTCGTCACATCTCCAGACTTCCGATCCGATTTTCAGTCAGTTGCACAAAGCCAGACTCCTCAGACAGGATTAGCGTAATGCCTGCTGCGCACTGACGCAGACAATACTTATAAAGGTGACCCTATGATCCGTCTGAAAACGGCGCTGGCACTCCTGCCGCTGCTGTGTAGCTGCCCGCTGTGGGCGACAACCTTTGTCTATGTGTCGAATGCCGAATCCGGCACCGTTTCCCGCTATCAGCTGAGTGAGGCGAACGGCAGCCTGCAATGGCGGGGCGATACGCCTGCCGGGAAAAAGATCATGCCGCTGGCGGCCAGCCCGAATGGTAAACGGCTCTATGGCGCGCTGCGCAGTCCGCCTTATTCGATCATCAGCTGGCGCGTCACTGGGCCGCATGGTGATTTGCAGAAACTGGCGGTAACGCCGGTTAAGGCCAGCTTTCCGTGGATCACCACCGACAGGAGCGGGCGCTATCTGCTGGGGGCCTCTTATGACAGCGATATCGTCACCAGCAACCGGATTGATGACAAAGGGATTGTGACACCCCAGGTCACGGGCGAGGTGAAAACCGGGCCACACGCCCATTCGGTGATCACTGACGTCAGCAACCATTCGCTCTACGTTGGCAACCTGGGCGCGGATCGGGTGCTGCAATATGCTTTTGCCAGTGACGGGGCCATCACGCCGCTGGGGACCGGTTTTGTTCAGGGCGAGAAGAACAGCGGTGCGCGGCATTCGGTGATATCGCCGGACAATCGCTTCCTTTATAACCTCGCGGAGATGAGCGGCACTATCACGCAGTTCCGGCGCGCTGCGGATGGCACGCTGACGGAGCTGAAACGCTGGCCGAATGCGGTGGCGAAGAAATATAACCTGCAGCATGGCGAGCAGCGCCCGGCGGGCTATAGCGATCCGACACCGCGCATCTGGGCGGCAGACATCAAAATCACGCCGGACGGGCAATTTATCTATGTGAGCGAGCGCACCTCCAGCACCGTCAGCGGCTACCGGGTTGATAAACAGTCGGGTGAGTTAACACTGATCGGCAGCTGGCCGGTAGAAAAACAGCCGCGCAGTATCGCGATTGATGCGCAGGGCAAATGGCTGATCGTGAGCGGAGAGAAGAGCGCCGTGATTGGCAGCTATGCCATCGATCCCGCCAGCGGCGAACTGAAACGGATCGCTGAAGCGCCGGCCGGTAAAGGCGCGAACTGGGTGACGCTGATAACGCAGTAAACGTATGGGAGCCAGTGTCTGAAGCTGGCTACACAATCAGGCAGGTGGCTTATGCCATTTCCGGCATAAGCAGCGCAGAAATTTTTGCTTCAGATTGCGCGCATAAGCAGGTTTACTCAGGTCATCAACCGATGCGGAGAACCTGAGATGAAACAGAAACTGATAGCCTGGTTTGAACAGCTGCTGAACGGCTCTGCGGCGGATGCGCACAGCCATGACATTAACGTTGAACTGCTGCTGCCGCTCAGCCAGCTGTATGGACTGGAATATTATCCGGCTGTGCATCGTTACCATGAAAAATAATGGTTGTTTTGTCTGGTTAAAGGCCCGCTGCTATGCGGGCCTTTTTGCGTTCTGGGGTGAGATAACAACCATCAGCGCTCATTACGAAAAACAGCCACCTCATCGCCTTTCATCCCCCTTAATACCCCAGCGCGGTTACATGAATGAGTAATCCTGTGCGGATGAATAGTCATAATTGCGTGTTTTTGCATTCATTCCCTTAACATTCATAAAACCCCCCACTCTCAAAGAAAGTGGTCAAAAAGCGGTGAATTTGCCTTAGAAAACAATATGTCACTGGGAATTTTACTTTTTCCATCAGGAGGTTGTTATTTTAAGTCAATAAGGAACTTCTGATTATTAAGGTGGTAATCTGCACGCCTGTGCTTACACAAACCTTACAATAAGCGTTGTTAACCCTTCGATGAAAATGCCTGAAACAGGGAAGTGGCTGGTTTTCGGAGCCAGTTTGTTTATCAGCAATCTCATGGCTGCGCCGGTTACGCCTGGCGACCTTGACGCTATTCAAAATCAGCAGCAGCAGCGCCTGGAGCAGAACCAGCAGCAGCGTGATGCTTTAACACAGGCGCACCAGGTTGAGCTGCAAACAACGGCGTCGGCGCCTGCCAGCGGTCCCTGTTTTGATATTCGGCAGATTATTCTGCAACAGGCGACATTAATCGCGCCGGATAAGCAGGCGAAACTCGTCGCGCCCTATATCAATCAGTGTCTGAGTCTGGCGCGCATTAATCAGCTGGTACGCGACATATCAGAATGGTATGTCCAGCGCGGATATATCACCAGCCGGGCTTTCCTGACAGAACAGAACCTTTCTCACGGCGTTTTGACTGTCACCGTGCTGGAGGGAAGGCTGGAAGAGATTCGTTTGCAGGGGGCCAGTTCACGTCAGTTGAAAATGGCATTCCCGACCGGTGCCGGTCGTATTTTAAATTTACGCGACATTGAGCAGGGTATGGAGCAGATAAACCGGCTACGCACCACACCGGTTCAGATTGAAATCATCCCATCGGCTAAGCCCGGTTATTCCATTGTCAATCTGACCAGTAAACCTGAATTTCCTCTGACGCTGGGCCTGAATATGGACAACAGCGGCCAGCGAAGCACAGGCATTGGTCAGCTCTCCGCCTCGCTGGTGGGCAACGACCTGCTGGGTGTTGCCGATCGCTGGTTTGTCAGCGGTGGCCGCAGCAGCGCGTTCAGCGACTGGCGCGATGCGCAAAATTTCCAGGCGGGCGTCAGCGTGCCTTATGGCTATGGACTGCTGGATTACAGCTATAGCTGGAGCAACTATCACAGCCGCTTTAACGCCAATAATTTCGACTGGTATAGCAACGGCGATAACATCTCTAACCGCCTCAGCGGCTCGTGGGTGCTGTTCCGCAACGGGGATATCAAAACCGGTGTTCAGGCGGGTCTGAACCATTACGTCAGCCATAACTGGCTGAACCAGACGCTGCTGCAAAGCAGCAGCCGCAAAATGACCAGCCTGCAGATTGGCTTTAACCATACGCAAAAAGTCGCAGGCGGGGTTGCCACGATCAACCCGATGCTGAGCCGTGGGATGCCGTGGTTCAATGCCGAAAGCGACAGCGGTAAAAGCGACGATTTACCGAAAGCTGAATTCCGCAAATGGAGTGTCAGCAGCAGCTACCAGCGGCCGGTGACTCAGAAGATATGGTGGCTCAGCAGCTTTTACGCCCAGTGGTCGCCCGATCGTCTGTATGGCAGTGAACGTCTGACGATTGGGGGTGAGAGCTCGGTTCGCGGTTACAAAGAACAATACCTGTCCGGCGATGTTGGCGGCTACCTGCGCAACGAACTCAATTACACGCTGTTTACCCTGCCCGCCATTGGCGAGGTCAGTACCACGCTGGCACTGGATGGGGGGTGGCTGCAGAGCGACAAACAGGATCGCTATGCAGCTGGCACGCTGTGGGGCAGTTCGCTGGGGCTTGGCACCCGAAACGCCCACGTCTCTACTCAGCTGTCGCTGGGCATCCCCGTCAGCTATCCCGATTACCTTGCGCCTGATCGCCTCAGCGTTTACGCGCGTATTGGACTCGTTTTCTAAAAAAAGGCCCCGATTATGGATGATCAATTAGCGCTTTCACTGCCGCGTCGTCTCCTGAGCTATCTCATCTGCTCGATGATCGCTTTTCAGCCCCTGCTGCCCGCCTTTTCGGCTGCGATAACGCCTGTAACACAGGGTACTCAGGTCGATGCTGCCGGTAATGGCGTGCCGGTCATCAACATCGCGACGCCGAATGCGTCAGGCCTGTCACACAACCAGTATCAGAATTACAACGTCGGCCAGGAAGGGCTGATTCTGAATAACGCAACCGGCCGGTTGACGCAGACACAACTGGGTGGACTCGTTCAGAACAACCCGAATCTGAAAGCGGGGCAGGAAGCCCGGGCGATCATCAACGAGGTGGTCGGGGCCAACCGTTCCCAGCTTCAGGGCTACACCGAAGTGGCGGGTAAAGCGGCAAACGTTATGGTCGCCAACCCCTATGGCATTACCTGTAACGGCTGCGGTTTTATCAATACGCCCAACGTTACGCTGACTACCGGTAAGCCGCAGCTGGATGCACAGGGCAATCTGCAATCGCTGGAAGTGACGAAGGGTGCCATCAGCATTGAGGGTAAAGGGCTGGATGGCAGCCAGGCTGATGCGGTCTCGATCATCGCGCGCGCAACAGAAATCAACGCGGGCATTCATGCCAAAGATCTCAATGTGACGCTGGGCGCAAACCGGGTCGGTGCTGATGGCAGCGTGACACCCATTGCGGGCGCGGGGGCTGCGCCATCGGTCGCCGTGGATACCGGCGCGCTGGGCGGCATGTACGCAAACCGCATCCATCTGGTCTCCAGCGAAAATGGCGTGGGCGTTAATCTCGGCAACCTCAATGCCCGCCAGGGCGATATGGTGCTGGATGCGCAGGGTCGGTTAAGCATCAACAACAGCCTGACCAGCGGCACGCTGAATGCAAAAGGCAGCAGCATCGCCCTGCAGGGAGAACATAAAGCCGGCGGCAACGTCGCGCTGACTGCGCAGCAGGATATCGCCTTAAATGGAGCCTCGTTGGGCAGCGACGCCTCACTGGATCTCAACAGTCAGGGCAGTATCACGCTCAAAGGCAGCAGCGTAAAAGCGGGCCAGAATGTGCGGCTCAACAGTGGCAGCCAGAGTGTTGATAACAGCAGCAGCGGTAGTGCGGTAGACGCGCTACAGCTCTCTGCCTCATCTCAGCTGGACAATGCCGGGCAACTCGCCGCAGCAAAAACACTCGATATCCAGGCTGCACAGATCACTAACAGTGGCAGCCTGGCCAGTAATGGGGACGTGCAGGTTCGCACTAACACCCTGCAACAGAACGGTAAGCTGCTGGCACAGGGTAAAAATACGGTAGTAGTCAGTGGACTGCTGAATAACCGCGATGAAATCAGTGGCGGCGACCTGAACATCCAAAGCGGGAGCCTTGATAACAGTGGCAAGTTGATCGGTCAGCGTCTGCAAATCGATGCCCCAATCCTGAATAACAGCGGCGCGATGGTGAGTAATGGCGAAGTCGTGATTAACAGCGATACGTTGCAACAAAACGGCTCGCTTTCGGCCGGGGGGAACGCGCAACTGACCGCGCGTAACTGGCTGGAAAATCAGGGAGCCATCAGCAGTCAGAACGCCCTGATTATGAACAGCGCCCAGCTGCGGAACTCAGGGTCATTAATCGCACCCAATCTGACCCTGACCGCCGGTCAAATCAGTAATGGCGGCCTGGTTCAGGGCAATACGCTGCTCTCTTTCAATACCGGACAGCTGGATAACCTGGCTGCGGGCACGATCAGCTCCGATAACGATTTTGGGCTTGCGCTGCCCCAGCTTAATAACAGCGGATTGATCACCAGCGGCAAAACACTGACGGTCTCTGGCGAACAGCTGAATAACAGCGGAGAGATCAACGCTGCCAGCCTGAACACCACCCTCAAAAATTTACATAATCAGCAGGGCGGTAAATTGCTGGCTGATGATCAGCTCCGGTTGCAGGGTGATGCGCTGAACAATCAGGGAACGATGGCTGCCGGAACGCTGAAAAGTGATGTCAGCCAGGTGACTAACAGCGGGACGGTCCAGGGCGATAAGGCATTATCGTTGCAGGGCAGCGCGTTGACCAACAGCGGCACGCTGCTCAGCGCGGGCCAGCTGAGTGTGCAACAGCAGACGCTGGACAACAGCGGACTAATGCAGGGTAAACAGTTGACAGTGAAGGCTGACCGCTGGCAGAACAGCGGCAATGCCCTGAGCGAAGCCGACGCCGATCTGCAAAGCGGCACCCTGGACAATGGCGGCAAAATTCTGGGACAGCAGGGCATCGCGCTGAAAGCGAACCACACCGATAACAGCGGCTGGCTGATTGCCCAGGCGCTGACGCTGCGTGGCGACATGATTAACAGTGGCCTGATTCAGGGTAATCAGCAGATTACGCTGGCAGGTAACCAGCTGGACAATCAGCAGGGCGGCCAGTTGCTGAGTGACGGTACGCTGAAGGGTGACTTCACTTCACTGACAAACCACGGTGCCATGCAGGCCGGGGAGATGACGTTAAACGCCGGGACATTGCAGAACGGCGGCACAGTTCGCGTCGGCAAAGCCTTAAACGCTGTGATTAACGGTGCGCTGACGAACAGCGGAAGTCTGCTCAGCCAGCAGCAGATGAATCTGCAGGCAGCGGAGATTGATAATCAGGGCACCCTGGCGGCGGATAACCTCAGCCTGCATGCGCCAGTACTCAGTAACGCGGGTCTGCTGCAGGGCAACAGCACCTTAACGCTCGATCATCAGCAGATCCACAACCTCCATGATGGCCAGTTAATCGCCGGGAGTCCGCTGACGCTGACGTCAGATCAGCTGGATAACGACGGGTTGCTGCAGGTTAACGGTGCGCTGACGGTCAACGGTAACCGTCTCAACAACAGCGGACGTCTGCTGAGCGATGACCTCAATCTTCAGATTGCCGATACGCTGAATAACAGCGGAACGGGTCAGATCGTGACCGGCCATCAGGCCGATCTGCATGCGCAAACCCTCACGAATAGCGGCCAGATCGCAGCCGGGCAACTCAGCGCCAGCGGCAACACGCTGGAAAACAGCGGGCTGCTGCAGGGCGACGCGCTGGTGGATCTCGGATTTGCTCAGACACTCAACCACAATAATGGGCAACTGCTGAGCGGCGATCGGCTGAGCGTTAAGGGTGGCAGCGCGACCAATGATGGCAGCTGGCAGGGTCAGCAACTCGACCTCACGCTGGATTCTCTCGATAACCGCGGCAGCATCAATGGCATCAGCGGCTTGCGCGCTGACATCGCCAGCGATCTGATCAACAGCGGCACGCTGGTCAGTCAGGGCAATAGCGACCTGAATGCCACTACGCTGCGCAACAGCGGCAAAATAATGGCGAACCAGCTGGGGTTGCAGAGCACCAGCCTGAACAACGACGGTCTGTTACAGGGCAGCTCGGCGTTGGCTGCTCAGGCCGATAACATCACGCAATCTGCCGGCGGCAAAACGCTGAGCGGAGGAATACTGACGCTCAATGCGGGCCAGCTCAACACCCAGGGTGTGCTGCAGGGCGAGCAGACGACGGTTAACGCGGACAACTGGCTGCATCAGGGATCGCTGCTGGGCAGCAAAGACCTGAACGTCAGCGTCAGCAATGAGCTGCATAACACCGGCTCTCTGATGAGCCAGGATAGTGCGCAGATCGTGGCTAATACACTGAACAACAGCGGCTCACTGCTCAGTGAAGGGGCGATGACGCTGAACGGCGCTGCGCTGAATAACAGCGGATCGGTTCAGGGTAAAACCCTGACCATTACCCCGGCCAGCGTCATGAATCAGGGCAGCCTGATCGGTCTGCAGGCATTAACGTTTGCAGCAATGCCACAGATGGCCGGGCGAATGCTGCTCACGGCGCTGGCCGCGCCATCACGTCAGCTGATTAATAATCAGGGCGGATCGCTGCTGACCCAGGGCACGCTGAACATCAACGGTGATGACGTTGTGAATAACGGCAGCTGGCAGGGTCAGCAGATCCTGCTCAATGCCCGACAGCTGACCAATAATGGCGCGATCCAGAGTGCAGATGCGCTGCAATTGATTCTGGCGGATCGCCTTGATGCGGGCGCGGGCAGCAAGATTTCAGCGAATGGCACTGCGGCACTGCAGGCACTGACACTGACCAATCAGGGCGAATGGATTGCCAGAAACCTGACGCTACAGGGCGACACGCTAAACAATAATGGCGCCGTGACCGGTGTTGATTCGCTGTCGGTTGACCTTAATGGTGCACTGACCCAGCAGCAGGATAAAACGCTGCTCAGCGCGGGCAGGCTGACGCTTCAGTCATCCTCGCTCAATAATGCCGGACGCGTACAGGGCGGCAACCTGCAGATCACCACGGGCGCGGTGGATAACAACGGACGTTTACAGGGTGATAATAGCCTGCTGGTTAATGCTGGTGGACGCATTACCAACGGCGGCAACGGCGCCATGATCACGCAAAACGCTCTGACGCTGACCGGGCCAGAACTGTTCAACTATGGCCTGATTCAGGGTAACGGCAACGGTGTCGCGACGATAACCGGCTTAACGCAAAATGAAGGCCGGTGGCTGTCGGGTGGCGCGCAGACTCTCAATACGCCGCAGCTGAATAACAACGGCTGGTTACAGGCGTCGCAGCTGATTCTCAATGCGACCCATGCCAGCAACAACGGTACGCTGCTGGCCGACGGCCAGGGTACGCTGACCGGCAATGGCTTCAGCAACCAGGGCACAGCCCAGGGCGGTAACCTTGAGGTTAATTATCAGCAGGTAAACAACAGCGGCACGCTGTTGGGTAACAACCGGCTAAGCGTGATGGCCGCTCAGGTTGGTCAGCAAAGCAGCGGTCGCCTGTTCAGCGGCGGCGACCTGCGGGTTCACAGCAACGGCTTTGACCAGAGCGGGCAGGTTGTGGCGCTGGGTAACGCCACGCTGGAAATCGCTAATGGCTTTACCGGTCGAGATATTCTGGCGGCGGGCGGGCGACTCACCGTCAGCAGTAATGGTGCCATAGACAACCAGGGCACGATGCAGGGCGGCGCGCTGACGCTAAGTGCAGGCGGCGATCTCACCAATAATGGTCAGCTCACCACGGGAACAGGTGACAGCGCGTTAAGTGGCAATCGTATCGCCATGAACGGTAATGGCAGTCTGCAGGGCGGCGGGAATATCAATTTAGCCAGCCGTAGCGATATCACCCTGGGCGGTTTCACGGGTACGCTGGGCAATCTGACCCTCAGCGCACCGGGCAGTATTGTTAATACCGCGCTGCTCTACGCGGCGGGTAATCTCTCTCTGTTTGCCAACAGTATTAAAAACCAGCGCGGCGACGTGCTGGCCGGTAACAGCTTGTGGATGCAGCGCGATGCAGCAGGCAATGCGAATGGCGAAGTAATTAATACCTCTGGCACCATTGAGTCGCAGAACGGCGATATCACGATTAATACGGGGCATTTGCTGAATACAAGGGATGGGTTGAGTGTTTCTGAAACGCATAGCGCTTCAAACCAGACGGGCTTAGGCGTAGACCTGATAAAGGTTCCAATCTCTGAATTTAAACCAGAGGAATACGGGGTATTCGTAAACTCAAGGAAAACATGTGATTCATGGGGTAAAAATGGGCAAGGTTGTAAAACTTCAACAGCTTATTACTACGTACCAACAAAAGAAGCCGCGAGTAAGAATTTTTCATTATCTAGCACTACTATAAACGTCACCAGTAATGGTGGTGCAGCTCGCATAGCCGCAGGACGTGATATTAATATAAGGGCAGGTTCGTTTGATAATCAGGCCAGTAATGTTCTGGCGCA
This genomic window from Pantoea sp. Lij88 contains:
- a CDS encoding beta-propeller fold lactonase family protein → MIRLKTALALLPLLCSCPLWATTFVYVSNAESGTVSRYQLSEANGSLQWRGDTPAGKKIMPLAASPNGKRLYGALRSPPYSIISWRVTGPHGDLQKLAVTPVKASFPWITTDRSGRYLLGASYDSDIVTSNRIDDKGIVTPQVTGEVKTGPHAHSVITDVSNHSLYVGNLGADRVLQYAFASDGAITPLGTGFVQGEKNSGARHSVISPDNRFLYNLAEMSGTITQFRRAADGTLTELKRWPNAVAKKYNLQHGEQRPAGYSDPTPRIWAADIKITPDGQFIYVSERTSSTVSGYRVDKQSGELTLIGSWPVEKQPRSIAIDAQGKWLIVSGEKSAVIGSYAIDPASGELKRIAEAPAGKGANWVTLITQ
- a CDS encoding methyl-accepting chemotaxis protein; this translates as MKISTRLGSGFGTLIIFFSICIVVAIHSLYQAKTTLESVVQGDMKKTKLINELTLAQRDMAITVRNLSLFSDQALIEAQSERLVKLKAKFAASRDQLNKMISASGDSEEFKALTKITDSEKNALDAFSNTVPLALAKNSDITVKYLLEIVRPAQVPLLDGLTQMTEILTQQSEASVAQNAKTTESACIILLTLLAAAILFGTGTSVYLIRKLMQELGDEPGTARNLAYAITNGDLTTPVRLKKNDTLSLMASLNSMQVRLRDVVSEIKSGSSSVALSANEISEGNNELASRTEQQAAALQETAASMEQLTATVQSNSKTARETANSARETASIAKKGETDVKRMSDTMSDISKSATKVRDITAVIESIAFQTNILALNAAVEAARAGETGRGFAVVASEVRTLAQRSATAAKDIKTLIEQAVGQVDCGVAVASDTGQSILKVVHRVDELAESMDAIALSSAEQMQGITQVSIAVSQMDGVTQNNSALVEESSSASQSLSDQAQSLRLIVETFKV
- a CDS encoding AMP nucleosidase produces the protein MPTLRKNLTSQQALDELERLYDGAVDALRAAIKAFTENGTLPDEADRAKGLFVYPELRISWHGEGPQQNRTRAWGRFTHTGSYSTTVTRPALLRHYISEQLQMLEKEYELEIDVVPSSQEIPYPYVIDGSDLSLDRTMSAGIARHFPTTELSQIGDETTDGLFHADAKFPLSHFDALRTDFSLARLRHYTGTSVEHFQPFVLFTNYTRYVDEFVRWAIEQVRDPSTPYDSLACAGDVVLTADTADSESMLSDLAWKKHQMPAWHLTSPNRRGITLINIGVGPSNAKTICDHLAVMRPHAWLMIGHCGGLRESQRIGDYVLAHAYLRDDHVLDSVLPPDIPVPSIAEVQRALYDATKSVSGMPGEEVKQRLRTGTVVTTDDRNWELRYSASALRFNLSRAVAVDMESATIAAQGYRFRVPYGTLLCVSDKPLHGEIKLPGQANRFYEGAISEHLQIGIHAVELLRAEGDKLHSRKLRTFNEPPFR
- a CDS encoding EmmdR/YeeO family multidrug/toxin efflux MATE transporter; protein product: MQAIRRTAWYPKRRSYRTLYWREISPLAVPIFFENACVLLMGVLSTFLVSWLGKEAMAGVGLADSFNMVIISFFAAIDLGTTVVVAFSLAKRNGKRARAATRQSLAMMTILAFVLVIAIEFWGHLIVDAIAGAADPKVKALALSYLQTSAWSYPAAAITLIGSGALRGAGNTKIPMLINGGMNILNIIISSVLIYGCFSWEGLGFVGAGLGLTITRYIGAIAVIYVLMIGFNASLKITLSSYFRRWNSSILMEVLGIGVPASIESVLFNGGKLLTQVFVAGMGTSEIAGNFIAFSVASLINLPGNALGSASTIITGTRLGRNQVFQAERQVRHVFWLATLCLSAIALLTVPLAGLLARFYTSDPEVINVTKHLLWLNALFMPLWAASWVLPAGLKGARDARYTMYVSMFSMWGARVVVGYVLGIVLGMGVTGVWLGMFLDWTVRGIFFWWRLNSGKWLNRYRKMIAKTG